The following proteins come from a genomic window of Sardina pilchardus chromosome 1, fSarPil1.1, whole genome shotgun sequence:
- the LOC134090573 gene encoding microfibril-associated glycoprotein 4-like — MRVLIVLLFLVPLSFGSEMILPLDCADIHHHDSSKPSGVYSIFPGGPISPLQVYCDMETDGGGWTVFQKRMDGSVNFYRSWDHYKKGFGDLTSEYWLGLDHIVLLTMRKRNELRVDMEDWDDEKAYAKYASISVDPEQLGYTLHLGAFNIDSNAGNALKI; from the exons ATGAGG GTTCTCATTGTCCTGCTCTTCCTGGTTCCTCTCTCCTTCGGTTCCGAAATGATTCTACCGTTGGACTGTGCTGATATCCATCATCATGACAGCTCCAAGCCCAGTGGGGTGTACAGCATCTTCCCTGGGGGGCCCATCTCCCCCTTGCAGGTCTACTGTGACATGGAGACTGATGGGGGAGGATGGACG GTGTTTCAGAAAAGGATGGATGGGTCAGTAAACTTCTACAGGTCCTGGGATCACTACAAGAAGGGCTTTGGTGACCTAACTAGTGAATACTGGCTAG GCCTGGATCACATCGTGCTGCTGACCATGAGGAAGAGGAATGAGCTGAGGGTGGACATGGAGGACTGGGACGATGAAAAGGCGTACGCTAAGTACGCCTCCATTTCTGTGGACCCAGAGCAGCTTGGCTACACGCTACACCTGGGTGCTTTCAATATTGATAGTAATGCAG GCAACGCACTGAAgatctag
- the LOC134085775 gene encoding cdc42-interacting protein 4 homolog isoform X1: MTWGTDLWDQYDNIDKHTLSGLDLMERYVKFVKERTEIEQSYAKQLRSLTKKYRRGTKDEAEFKYTNHQAFQDILTELNDYAGQREVVAENMTVNICAELTKILHELKQERKSHLSDAKKAQQNLESTFKQLESSKKRFEKEQKEAEKAGQQAEKAEQDSNSTKLDVDKAKQHAHMRTHAADECKNDYAAQLQKYNKEQNQFYYTEIPNIFNNLQDMDERRIRKLSEAYARFADTEKQVMPIITKCLDGINMASSRTNEKQDSQLFVDQHKSGLVPPAEVEFEDYSQGIKAASSDNTLNMPKVRIKDFFNKRKHKNSREDKSTPPPAEDFSHLPPEQRKKRLQQKVDDISKDLQKEIDQSEALEKMRGVYEQNSALGDPSSLEPQIQQTSQNVGRLRGELAKYETWLNEAGGVLESINSQINNNFNSSAGGTVIAGPTLQDPGVYEDGFYEEFDDDEPEVPLGQCSALYHFDGTSDGTICMQEGEQLSVMESDQGDGWMRVRRVNGDEGYVPSSYINMN; this comes from the exons ATGACGTGGGGCACAGATTTGTGG GACCAGTATGATAacattgacaaacacacactatcaggCTTGGACCTGATGGAGCGCTATGTGAAGTTTGTCAAAGAGAGAACTGAGATTGAGCAAAGCTATGCAAAACAACTCAG GTCTTTGACTAAGAAGTACCGGCGAGGTACTAAAGATGAAGCAGAGTTCAA gtACACCAATCACCAGGCATTTCAGGACATCCTGACGGAGCTGAACGACTACGCCGGGCAGAGGGAGGTGGTGGCGGAGAACATGACCGTTAACATCTGTGCCGAGCTCACCAAGATCCTCCATGAGCTCaagcaagagaggaagagt CACCTGTCTGACGCCAAGAAAGCCCAGCAGAACCTGGAGAGCACATTTAAACAGCTggagagt agtaaGAAGCGCTTTGAAAAGGAGCAAAAGGAAGCTGAAAAGGCCGGCCAGCAGGCTGAGAAAGCAGAGCAGGACAGCAACTCCACCAAATTAGACGTggataag gccaagcaacatgcacacatgcgcacacacgctgCGGATGAGTGTAAGAATGACTACGCTGCCCAGCTTCAGAAATACAACAAGGAGCAGAACCAGTTCTACTACACCGAGATCCCCAACATATTCAAT aatTTGCAAGACATGGACGAGAGGCGCATTAGGAAGCTGTCGGAGGCCTACGCTCGCTTTGCAGACACTGAGAAACAg GTTATGCCAATCATCACCAAATGTCTCGATGGCATCAACATGGCCAGCAGCAGGACCAATGAGAAGCAG GACTCGCAGCTGTTCGTCGACCAGCACAAGTCTGGTCTGGTGCCCCCCGCGGAGGTGGAGTTTGAGGACTACAGCCAGGGCATCAAGGCCGCCAGCTCAGACAACACACTCAACATGCCCAAAGTCCGCATCAAGGACTTCTTCAACAAGAGGAAgcacaag AACTCTAGAGAAGACAAGTCGACG ccCCCTCCAGCGGAGGACTTCTCTCACCTGCCCCCGGAGCAGAGGAAGAAGCGTCTGCAGCAGAAGGTGGACGACATCAGCAAAGACCTCCAGAAGGAGATCGACCAGAG TGAGGCCCTTGAGAAGATGCGGGGTGTGTATGAGCAGAACTCGGCGCTGGGCGACCCCTCCAGCCTGGAGCCACAGATTCAGCAGACGTCCCAGAACGTGGGCAGGCTGAGGGGAGAGCTGGCCAAATACGAG ACCTGGCTGAACGAGGCAGGTGGAGTGTTGGAGAGTATCAACTCCCAGATCAACAACAACTTCAACAG TTCCGCTGGTGGCACTGTCATTGCTGGCCCCACTCTGCAAGACCCTGGGGTGTACGAGGACGGTTTCTATGAGGAGTTTGATGACGACGAGCCTGAGGTGCCTTTGGGCCAGTGCTCTGCCCTGTACCACTTTGATG GCACCAGCGACGGCACCATCTGCATGCAGGAGGGCGAGCAGCTCAGCGTGATGGAGTCGGACCAGGGCGACGGCTGGATGCGCGTGAGGCGCGTCAACGGAGACGAGGGCTACGTGCCCTCGTCCTACATCAACATGaactga
- the LOC134085775 gene encoding cdc42-interacting protein 4 homolog isoform X2: MTWGTDLWDQYDNIDKHTLSGLDLMERYVKFVKERTEIEQSYAKQLRSLTKKYRRGTKDEAEFKYTNHQAFQDILTELNDYAGQREVVAENMTVNICAELTKILHELKQERKSHLSDAKKAQQNLESTFKQLESSKKRFEKEQKEAEKAGQQAEKAEQDSNSTKLDVDKAKQHAHMRTHAADECKNDYAAQLQKYNKEQNQFYYTEIPNIFNNLQDMDERRIRKLSEAYARFADTEKQVMPIITKCLDGINMASSRTNEKQDSQLFVDQHKSGLVPPAEVEFEDYSQGIKAASSDNTLNMPKVRIKDFFNKRKHKPPPAEDFSHLPPEQRKKRLQQKVDDISKDLQKEIDQSEALEKMRGVYEQNSALGDPSSLEPQIQQTSQNVGRLRGELAKYETWLNEAGGVLESINSQINNNFNSSAGGTVIAGPTLQDPGVYEDGFYEEFDDDEPEVPLGQCSALYHFDGTSDGTICMQEGEQLSVMESDQGDGWMRVRRVNGDEGYVPSSYINMN; this comes from the exons ATGACGTGGGGCACAGATTTGTGG GACCAGTATGATAacattgacaaacacacactatcaggCTTGGACCTGATGGAGCGCTATGTGAAGTTTGTCAAAGAGAGAACTGAGATTGAGCAAAGCTATGCAAAACAACTCAG GTCTTTGACTAAGAAGTACCGGCGAGGTACTAAAGATGAAGCAGAGTTCAA gtACACCAATCACCAGGCATTTCAGGACATCCTGACGGAGCTGAACGACTACGCCGGGCAGAGGGAGGTGGTGGCGGAGAACATGACCGTTAACATCTGTGCCGAGCTCACCAAGATCCTCCATGAGCTCaagcaagagaggaagagt CACCTGTCTGACGCCAAGAAAGCCCAGCAGAACCTGGAGAGCACATTTAAACAGCTggagagt agtaaGAAGCGCTTTGAAAAGGAGCAAAAGGAAGCTGAAAAGGCCGGCCAGCAGGCTGAGAAAGCAGAGCAGGACAGCAACTCCACCAAATTAGACGTggataag gccaagcaacatgcacacatgcgcacacacgctgCGGATGAGTGTAAGAATGACTACGCTGCCCAGCTTCAGAAATACAACAAGGAGCAGAACCAGTTCTACTACACCGAGATCCCCAACATATTCAAT aatTTGCAAGACATGGACGAGAGGCGCATTAGGAAGCTGTCGGAGGCCTACGCTCGCTTTGCAGACACTGAGAAACAg GTTATGCCAATCATCACCAAATGTCTCGATGGCATCAACATGGCCAGCAGCAGGACCAATGAGAAGCAG GACTCGCAGCTGTTCGTCGACCAGCACAAGTCTGGTCTGGTGCCCCCCGCGGAGGTGGAGTTTGAGGACTACAGCCAGGGCATCAAGGCCGCCAGCTCAGACAACACACTCAACATGCCCAAAGTCCGCATCAAGGACTTCTTCAACAAGAGGAAgcacaag ccCCCTCCAGCGGAGGACTTCTCTCACCTGCCCCCGGAGCAGAGGAAGAAGCGTCTGCAGCAGAAGGTGGACGACATCAGCAAAGACCTCCAGAAGGAGATCGACCAGAG TGAGGCCCTTGAGAAGATGCGGGGTGTGTATGAGCAGAACTCGGCGCTGGGCGACCCCTCCAGCCTGGAGCCACAGATTCAGCAGACGTCCCAGAACGTGGGCAGGCTGAGGGGAGAGCTGGCCAAATACGAG ACCTGGCTGAACGAGGCAGGTGGAGTGTTGGAGAGTATCAACTCCCAGATCAACAACAACTTCAACAG TTCCGCTGGTGGCACTGTCATTGCTGGCCCCACTCTGCAAGACCCTGGGGTGTACGAGGACGGTTTCTATGAGGAGTTTGATGACGACGAGCCTGAGGTGCCTTTGGGCCAGTGCTCTGCCCTGTACCACTTTGATG GCACCAGCGACGGCACCATCTGCATGCAGGAGGGCGAGCAGCTCAGCGTGATGGAGTCGGACCAGGGCGACGGCTGGATGCGCGTGAGGCGCGTCAACGGAGACGAGGGCTACGTGCCCTCGTCCTACATCAACATGaactga